A region from the Vanessa tameamea isolate UH-Manoa-2023 chromosome 3, ilVanTame1 primary haplotype, whole genome shotgun sequence genome encodes:
- the LOC113397215 gene encoding protein ARV1: MNSYKCVNCGVGASALYKTYGPSVLKLTKCDSCKGVIDKYIEYDPVIVMIDLVLMSKEAQRHIIYNTEFKSYWKLFIILIMLETYGVWRNDSLFNIAINTVCNIKNNSTINSTYITLPINISVPEPWMSDCKGWAYEEKESLDLFIWEKDFYIQFLSIFTGIIVFITIVHLLMKLFKKFCFQNEVSLARVLKSFSLANMSLLFTLPMLVWGNSDTPPGTRLLHYLMVFLYSFIFFYNTFRVLYESPKIVTAIVLTISYCIKYLTTFHMTPFIRKITR, encoded by the exons atGAATTCATATAAATGTGTTAATTGTGGCGTTGGTGCCAGTGCCCTATACAAAACGTATGGGCCTTCTGttttgaaattaacaaaatgt GATAGTTGTAAAGGAGTGATAGATAAATACATAGAATATGATCCAGTTATTGTGATGATTGATCTAGTTCTAATGTCTAAGGAAGCACAGCGGCATATTATTTACAACACTGAATTTAAG TCATATTggaagttatttataattctcaTAATGTTGGAAACATATGGAGTATGGAGAAATGATAGTCTCTTTAATATAGCTATTAATACAGTatgtaatatcaaaaataatagtaCAATTAATTCTActtatat TACTTTGCCGATAAATATATCAGTACCAGAGCCTTGGATGAGCGATTGCAAAGGCTGGGCATATGAGGAGAAGGAATCCTTGGATCTCTTTATATGGGAGAAAGACTTCTACATTCAATTCTTATCCATATTTACTg GTATAATAGTATTCATCACAATAGTTCACTTGTTAATGAAGCTAtttaagaaattttgttttcaaaatgaag TTTCGTTAGCAAGAGTGCTGAAGTCGTTTTCGTTGGCCAACATGAGCCTGCTGTTCACGTTGCCCATGCTGGTGTGGGGCAACTCCGACACGCCGCCCGGCACCAGGCTGTTGCATTACTTGATGGTCTTCTTGTACAGCTTCATCTTCTTCTATAACACATTCCGAG TTTTATATGAGAGCCCTAAAATAGTGACTGCAATAGTTCTCACTATCAGTTACTGTATCAAATACTTGACTACGTTCCATATGACGccgtttataagaaaaataacaagATAG
- the LOC113397216 gene encoding uncharacterized protein LOC113397216, with protein MELKLLALGFLHLAIAMPAITLHDLEMVDDTMSIGSYVRETRAAPPENFHKTYQSEGDGEIGYSRKKTGGGKKGYQHFDSYHKKAGDNYELETQDSFGLDDEGHDGAHSHPQEKRERYREEEPEAEEEVEKVEKSSNDHEELREGPQDGNGGVEAVGHDPADYVLPEKYTYGTGDEYNF; from the exons ATGGAATTAAAGCTACTTGCATTGGGTTTTTTGCACTTGGCTATAGCTATGCCGGCTATAACACTCCATGATTTGGAAATGGTCGATGACACGATGTCAATTGGGTCATATGTCCGGGAAACCAGGGCTGCACCA cCTGAAAATTTTCACAAAACTTACCAAAGCGAAGGTGACGGAGAGATCGGATATTCCAGAAAGAAGACTGGCGGTGGCAAAAAAGGTTACCAACATTTCGACTCCTACCACAAAAAGGCCGGAGACAACTATGAGCTTGAAACACAAGACTCGTTTGGACTAGATGACGAAGGTCACGATGGAGCCCACAGTCATCCTCAAGAGAAAAGAG AAAGATATCGCGAAGAGGAACCAGAAGCTGAAGAAGAAGTAGAAAAAGTTGAAAAGTCATCGAATGATCACGAAGAACtaag agaGGGCCCTCAAGATGGCAATGGCGGAGTGGAAGCTGTAGGTCATGATCCTGCTGACTACGTTCTTCCAGAAAAGTACACCTATGGTACTGGGGatgaatataatttctaa
- the LOC113397109 gene encoding uncharacterized protein LOC113397109, producing the protein MTLIISYLKLLSTKNFFTKMPSYKVKTINFYEFKRNYADKPKTDSKSKQIMVQGTEDEPRMRVRRARPADVPRILRFVRENSRLAWPGLINKTPGSNSYNVVLSDYIARTLAQGHSMLAEQQEAKRGWSQIRGLAISTSVCPWDATMLEKWARCMRCSRSRKLMLFTAHCLRAPALHEKYSVHNILQVILMVPPDVPRASEIIHMLAKNSIQRGRDSGFPVLRFDVADNKLIAKVLDELRLKKEYELNLEVLPNAIKLALNDTPNSEEAVENKEKTIKVYTAFPKTGKT; encoded by the exons ATGACGTTAATAATCAGTTACCTGAAATTGTTATCAACAAagaatttttttacaaagatGCCATCATATAAAGTTAAAACGATCAATTTTTATGAATTCAAGCGAAATTACGCCGATAAGCCCAAAACTGATTCAAAATCGAAGCAAATAATG GTACAAGGTACAGAAGACGAGCCCCGGATGCGAGTACGCCGTGCCCGACCCGCAGATGTGCCTCGTATCCTTCGATTTGTGCGAGAAAACTCTCGGCTGGCATGGCCAGGACTCATTAACAAGACACCTGGCTCCAATAGTTATAATGTCGTGTTATCTGATTACATCGCCAGAACCTTAGCTCAAG GTCACTCAATGCTAGCTGAACAACAAGAAGCCAAGCGCGGCTGGTCACAAATCCGAGGTCTCGCAATAAGTACTTCAGTGTGTCCTTGGGACGCGACGATGTTGGAAAAATGGGCTCGCTGTATGCGTTGCTCTCGATCACGAAAACTGATGTTGTTTACAGCTCATTGCTTGAGAGCGCCAGCCTTACATGAGAAATACAGTgtgcataatatattacaa gtaataTTGATGGTACCGCCAGATGTCCCACGAGCGTCTGAGATTATTCATATGCTCGCCAAAAACTCCATTCAGAGAGGACGAGATTCAGGATTTCCAGTGCTACGCTTTGATGTGGCTGACAATAAGCTTAT AGCAAAAGTGTTGGATGAACtacgattaaaaaaagaatatgaaTTAAACCTTGAAGTTCTTCCGAATGCTATAAAATTAGCGTTGAACGATACGCCAAATAGTGAAGAAGCGGttgaaaacaaagaaaaaactattaaagtttatacAGCGTTTCCTAAGACAGGAAAAACATGA
- the LOC113397108 gene encoding uncharacterized protein LOC113397108: MNCFKILKYAMLAERCAKPRINLQIKRFTKSSACDECFIPDRKPCFNINTVSVERGNASHAKLIKSFLYSHYWPREPSVVGLWMCLNCSYLEVLTDKYSNSGDRLLAYEYIQRTKERKLVGVSVANKTYPWMVNELEEWAHFTSSRPERNRMYFIAHCLKTPNLFNKYNVNYLYDVEILGTASDVAGQGVGTLLLRTVLDHAEELRHPLVQVIAVSQYTSKICEKCGMKREWSMDFSDFIDDAGQRVFFPRRPHHTVSIYTKHFNPAAGGREPRKPLNL; encoded by the exons AtgaattgctttaaaatattaaagtacgcCATGCTAGCTGAGCGGTGTGCAAAGCCCCGCATCAATTTACAAATCAAACGATTTACCAAGTCGTCAGCATGTGATGAGTGCTTTATCCCCGATAGAAAGCcg tgttttaatattaacaccGTCTCGGTGGAACGTGGTAATGCAAGTCAtgcgaaattaattaaatcatttctcTATTCTCATTACTGGCCGAGGGAACCGAGCGTCGTGGGTCTCTGGATGTGTCTCAACTGTTCCTATCTTGAAGTCCTTACAGACAAGTATTCTAATTCTG GTGACCGACTTTTGGCATATGAATACATTCAACGCACAAAAGAGAGAAAGCTGGTTGGTGTAAGCGTTGCTAACAAAACATACCCTTGGATGGTAAATGAGTTAGAGGAGTGGGCGCATTTTACATCGTCTAGACCTGAGAGGAACCGAATGTACTTCATAGCACACTGCTTGAAAACTCCCAATTTGTTTAACAAGTACAATGTTAACTATCTTTATGAT gTGGAGATACTGGGGACCGCTTCCGATGTAGCTGGTCAAGGTGTAGGAACACTTCTATTGCGTACTGTTCTCGATCACGCTGAGGAACTCCGTCATCCTCTCGTTCAAGTCATAGCAGTCAGTCAATATAC gtCAAAAATCTGTGAAAAATGTGGAATGAAGCGAGAATGGTCGATGGATTTTAGTGACTTTATTGACGATGCTGGGCAAAGGGTATTCTTTCCTCGAAGACCTCATCACACTGTGAGCATCTATACCAAACATTTTAATCCCGCAGCTGGTGGACGGGAACCTCGCAAACCTCTTAATCTTTAG